TCtagcaccacgggtgcgctcaCCCTCCAATAGCAATATCATACCCTACTGTCcatacaccgcaggtgcggtatatTTCCTAGCGCAGGTGCGGTCTCCCTATCTTCAAAAACTCTAACTTTCTGTCcacctaccgcgggtgcggtagaaaCCAGGGCGCGGGTGCAGTGGCACTTTGCCAATAACTCATGTTTGCAACATCACTtctccacgtctgttcttgcattcCTTAttcatactatatatatatatatatatatatatatatatatcaattcaaACATATCACCGAGAATCTGAGGCATTAcatatgtgcagcagtggccccaagggACATCTAACGAATCCATCAACTtcatgtaagtatgttcgacgtgcaaaacaagaaaatattttattttgaggcatgctaaatgtcttgtgacgaattatgaacgggtttagaagCCCGTGAACGTGGCCggtgacctctccaccccggtaaagcattACCAagttagatcaggattggaaagcgttaaagcatgacCAAGGACCAATCCACCatgtaaagcatgaccggggatctcatgtatgtggtagtggattaTTCTTTGCCAGCCCAgtttgtggtttagtctgatcaggcgcatttATGTATGGGCCACTtcttttgaaacatatctctacgcaaaatgatgaagttatgcatgttcaattatgtatgatgcaagtatgtttaagaaaagtttatgattatggcacgtctatgtttatgttatcacgttcaagtttcaagtatttacgttctactttaaagatgcatttgatttatttatgtattatttgttatttccagtttatacattttaagtctttagactcactagacttgatcgaagCAGGTGAGGAAGATTATGAGGAGACGAGatgtggggaccaatgagctggcttggactgcgTATGAGGCTAAACCTGAGGACCGCCTATGTTTTTAAGAACTTTATGATTATTTCAAATACTCTGCTTTCATGATACAGTTCACGATGTTTAAACAAGTGCTTTTGCAAACTTTGCTTGTGGTTGTTTTATTGCAAATATTTTAGGCGAACGGTTGATTTTTATTACAATTCGGAGTGTTACTACTTATTTAagaagatttttatttttcggCAAATTATAAGTATgttttaaaagtacggtacgttacaatactatttaatttttcttataTGTCTATGAATTTAATATGTGTATATAGAtgtattaataaaaatatatatacatatatatatggagatataaatatatatagatacatacatatacatatatatataatatatgatcaATAGTTGACTTTGTATGATATATTaaaatgagaattttaattaatgaaaataaaGAATCCTATGAGTGTAGGATATTAATCCTAATAAGAGAAAGACTCTTGggctacgtttggttggaaggataggataaactaatgattagtacgtaaatgataaagaaaatgattgtggtatgattgtaatatatggtgtaaaataatattatgtttggtacgatttttaagtgtaggataattttgaattttttgatgaaaagacgaaattgcccttcCCTTTCGCGACGGCGATAGTGGCGGCGGCGGCAGGCGGCCGGTCGGAAATGGGCTGCCGGAAAAGGTCGGAGGGGGAATCATGCCTTCCCTTTTGCGACGGCTTctgaaaacccgtcgctaatagcgacgttttttgagaaaccgtcgccgatcttaggcaaccgtcgctaatttgacatttggcgacggtttattagTGCGTGAAACCGTCGCAGATCttgagaaaccgtcgccgatcttttttgagaaaccgtcgctaatttgattTTGGCATCGATAATGAAGGGTAGTATAGTAAAGTACACGTGTGATATAAACCAGGACTAATAATAATGGGCTTGGACATGGGTTAAAATTAACCAGGCTTGTACAACTTTGTCCATTGCACAACAGATTGGGTTGGTTTATTTATAATTGAACCAAGCAATGGATTAGGCTGGATAAAATTAGACAATCATACCTAATCAGGCCTACCAAGCACAGCCTTGATGTGATGAGGAACCAAACTctataaatatttcattgaaGGTTAGATAAAATAAGAATGTTGTTGCACACAAATTTTTCACCAAATTTTCTCTCTCTTGCCTCCTACACACAAGTTTCGACCACATTGatgtttttgaagaaaaaattcATTGTCTGtcgaaaaaagaaaagaaaaaattgatTGTCACTTCCACGGTCGTCACTTCCAAGAGTAAACAATTCTAAATACAGTATAAATGTTTTATTCATATGACACTCAAAGAACGTGAATGTCGaaactaaaaattttaaactttcacTGCGTCTTGGGTGTGAGAAAACGATACTccaacaaattttttattttataccgATTCTTTATAAAAGGTAAACAAAATATTGCTTAGTTAATTTTCACAAAACACCTATGCATACTGAGATGTAATAGTTTTAGTTTAACAAAAATGTTGTAAAGCTTGAAGTAAAACACAAACATATTAAACTTTGCGattaaaagtatattttttttttgtagttttatattattattttacaaaatatttaatacataCTCTGTAACTAACTTCATTATTTATaatgtaaaaatattattttgaatccaatttattttatatatacacacaagaaatattaaaattattttatgtccAGTTTGTTTCtattttgaatatatttttacgaaaatattttcccaaaaaattttacaataaaatttttaatttataaattgcAATTTCATTAATAACTTTATTGTGACatctactaatttaaaatacggaaatatttttttttttaaatactcacattttcgaaaatatccaTCTAAAAGTTTAACATGCATGCAACCCTACTAGAAAAATATCACACTTAAAGataatcataaatatttaacaACTTATAATAGTGCTGTTTAAAATTGTCAAACTCGACAAACAGAAAAAATGTGTAAACATAACGAGTAAAAATCCTAGTAATCATCATCAATGTACAAAATGCTCATGTCCTCTCAATTCTCGAAAATCATAATGTGCGAAAGAAATGTTGTCCTCGGGTCGAGTGCGCACATCCAGTcatgcctactcagagttcagcacctccagtccccttataatcatgctcacctgcatcacacaggtctagtgagtctaaagactcaacataccTGTACCGGGATTAACAAGtatatatacatagcacacaacagtgaaaatatactgtaatcaacatatctttcattaacttaaaaaaaaaagtaagtgTAAACGTGTCATTTGAAATCATAACATGTCAAAACAGTTCATCATATATTATCATATACTTATACATCATTTCCTTTGATGAATTCAGTTAATTAGTtctgactttcgtatcatcattaATCATTATACGATGAATCCATCTACATAGAACCGTGGTACCCAGCAACTGTCGGACTTCAGTGACAGTATTACCCATCaactgtgcctaggcctcatcatcagcatttacatatacatcttaagcatttacatatacatcatTAGTCACAACTAATTCTTCTCCtttaaaacatcatcattttcatcacttatcaaaatcatgtGCATGCgtaattttttcttaaaatcaaacatgcaacatatttttcataatttcataaaattcataatcatgatgcataaatatttaaaagcatGATAAATTGTGgtcagggcactgccaggactaaaatctcaccccgggtgcaaaatgaccattttgcctctGGAAACCCAAAATATTTTGCCCCTGTAAACCAAAAATGAATGTTTTACCCTGGACATCTAAATTCCGACCCGAAGCTTACTAAACTacttaaaacatcccaaaaaataattaaatgtatttcttagacgtaaactcgagctcgtTTAGAAAATTATtcaatttgttttaaaacttagaccgagTTCCCggtttaacccgaatcgactcgaaaccgAACCAAAATATTACGAACTTAAACCAAGCCTAAAATATCTCTTACCAGCCTCTAAACCTCACTTTCCAACCCCCTAAGACCCACGAAAACAAGGCTGCaagctgctggaatttccagAAAATGTCAAGTTCGAACCCTAATGCCACCAAGCAACGGTTTTATCGACTCTCATTAAAAGCCAACGTCTCCAGCACCTATCCAGTTATCCTGGACCACGATCGAGCTCAAAGGACCCTACTTGAACCATCTTAACTGGCCGTACTGCCCAAACAACTAACCACATGCGATACCCCCGAAGCCCTTCAACAAACTAACCACATGCGATCGCCTATTGaaacaagaccagcagctcacGGCTCTCTCCTAGGCCCGTCACGACCCAAGGGGGTCAGCTTCTTGGCCAAGATCGAACCATGAATGGCTGCACCTCCCATAGCCTTCGCACTAACCAACCCGAGCCCCTTCTTGACAACAACTCACGGCCTACAAAATAACTCACCGAGTTCCGACTCCAACTTGATTTTCCCTTAATCAACGACGTTTTACAGCCCCTTAGGACCCTTACTCAATAGTCCCTAGCATCCTTGCAATAAAAACGTGAGAGGTGGGGAAGTTTTATGCATATATCATACCAACAGAAACCATAATCTCAAAAATCATGCATGGACCGAACATTAATCACATGATGCACACAAAACCACATGTATATGACGTGAAATGATGCGAAAATGAAAGTACATGGCGTGCCTTGAAGATTTAAGAACGAAATATATAGTTAgggtacgtttttgaaaatattgcccaaaccctcaaaaagtactccgaatcgttaaaatttgcgtaccggttAAAAATATGCTCTAGCGGGTAAAAATATCCAACAAAGccaatttcttgaaaaatatacttaaaacacctcatattaattaataaaaattaaacatgtagtaaaaataattttcctgataattcCTCGgtttccgttcctcgatcgagcGCAAAATGCATCTAAAAaccctaatgcgtgaacttttaaatTATCCATGAAATAAATCCTACCATGCAATAAgtatgcattaaatgcataaaaataaataaacatatcttttaattaaaaccctagattgcatgcattcggGTTATGTTAATTTAATTTCCTGGACCTTACATTTATACTGTGATCAATGAGTAGGTTTCttatgagatggtctcacgaatctttatttgtgaaacgggtcaaccctatcgatattcacaataaaaagtaatacttttagcataaaaaataataatttttcatggaagaCCCAAAAAAGAGATCCGTCtgacaaaatacgacccgtgagaccgtctcacacaagtttttgctgtGATCAATAAAAGAAATTGATTTTTAATTACATTAAAAAATAAGAAGATATAAGATAAAATGTAATAGAAAATAAGAATGAAACATCTTAAACttcgaaataaaaataaaaataaaaattagttaatgaatgatatttttttcttattaCAAACAATAATTATTTTGAGCACTATAActatttttattatatcaataattatttatttatcatgCATGCATACCACACAAGTgtgtacgtatatatatatatatatatatatatatatatatatttattgttgttatttCACATATGCCTGCACATGCATATACCCCGTAATTCTTGAATCTGAGCAAAAAAAGGTATCCGAATGAATGGAAGAAACGAAGGCTCGAAAATAGGAATGCTTTTGAACATTGAATGGAGATTAATGGATGAAAATAATCCATCTTTTTTTAACCACTCAGCCAACTTCTTTCCATCTCTATAAAAGGGCATTGAATCATAGCTAAAATCATCGCATACATTTATTCCAAGCTCTTGCAGGAAGAAGTCGGATCCATATCCTTCTTCTTCCTCATTTTCTTGGAGTTATCCATATACgaaaaaaattcgaaataaaACAAGAAAATATTCATCCGATCGAGTTTCGAATAAGAAAAAGCCATGGAGTCAAGAATGATCCTTGTGGCCTTGCTGCTCAGCGTCTCTATCGGGGTTATGGCCGAGGACCCATATCTATTTTTCGACTGGAAAGTCACTTACGGCACCATCGCTCCTCTAGGCGTTCCCCAGCAAGGTATTCTCATCAACGGTCAGTTCCCAGGTCCCAAGATCAACTGCACATCGAACAACAACATCGTCGTTAACGTTTTCAATTATCTGGATGAGCCATTGCTACTCTCATGGAGCGGAGTCCAGCAGAGGAAGAATTCGTGGCAAGATGGAACTCCTGGAACCATGTGTCCTATCTTACCCGGCCAGAACTATACATACCATTTCCAAGTCAAGGACCAGATCGGGAGCTACTTCTACTTCCCAACTACTGGCCTCCAGAGGGCTTCCGGTGGCATTGGAATGCTCCAGATCCACAGCCGTGACCTTATCCCGGTACCCTTCGACGTGCCTGCCAACGAATTCTCTGTCATTCTTGGAGATTGGTATAACAAAGGCCACAAGACTCTCAAAAGGCTACTAGACAGTGGGCGTTCCATCGGAAAGCCTGATGGTATTGTCATCAATGGAAAATCTGGCAAGGTTGGTGACCTTATTGCGGAGCCACTAGCTGTCATGGAGCCCGGGAAGACATACAGATACCGTGTGTGCAATGCGGGTTTGAAAAACTCCATCAACTTTAGGCTCCAAGGCCATCCTTTGAAGCTTGTCGAGTTGGAAGGCTCCCACACCGTGCAGAACGTGTATGACTCGATCGACCTTCACGTCGGGCAATGTTTGTCTGTTTTGGTGACCGCAAATCAAGCTCCAAAGGACTACTACTTCGTGGCATCAAGCCGCTTCGCTAGACGGCCCGATGTGGCTGTATCCGTGGTTCGCTATGCCAACGGTAATGGCCCCGCATCCCCAGTGCTCCCACCAGCACCTGCTGAGAACTCCGCCGGCATTGCCTGGTCGATGAACCAGTTCCGCTCATTCAGGTGGAATCTCACCGCCAGCGCTGCCCGCCCCAACCCTCAAGGCTCCTACCACTACGGAAAGATCGACATCACCCGCACAATCAAGGTAACCAACACCAGGTCAATGGTCGACGGCAAGCTACGCTTCGGCATCAACGGTGTCTCCCATGTCAACACCGAGACCCCATTGAAGCTCGCGGAATACTTCGGGTTGTCAGATAAGGTATTTAAATACGATCTGGTAAAGGACGAGCCCACAGCCACGGGGCCAGCCGTGGTCGCCCCTAGTGTTGTCAATGCTGTTTTCAGGAACTTCGTGGAGATTGTCTTCGAGAACCACGAGAAGACGATCCAAACGTGGCACTTGGACGGCTACTCATTCTTCGCAGTGGCTATCGAGCCCGGGAGGTGGAGCCCTGACAAGAGGAAGCTGTACAACCTGCAAGATGCTGTGAGCAGGCACACAATCCACGTGTACCCGAACTCATGGGCCGCCGTGATGACCACCCTGGACAACGCGGGAATGTGGAACCTGAGGTCCGAAATGTGGGAGAGGACCTATCTAGGACAACAAATGTACTTCAGTGTGCTGTCTCCGGCAAAGTCTTTGAGGGATGAGTACAACATTCCTGAAGCGCAGCAGCTTTGTGGCATTGTGAAGGGTCTGCCCAAGCCTACTCCATATGCTGGCACTTGAAGAAACTACTACTCGTTAGCATTCAACATTATTTACAATAatatgttgtgttgttattattttttattaataataatctaGCAATAAAGTTATATTTGAACTTGTGTTTTTTTTCATGATGGGAATTTGAGTAGATGAGTTGGGGCCGGAATTCTTGGCTTTTTTAAGTAATGGCCTTTTTTTACATGAATAAAAGTTTTGTTAATGAAATTATTAATGTTATaaagtattttttttgttggtttGTTTTCCGTTCATATTTGATGTCATTTATCTAATATTGTATTTGAATcgatatatttgtttttttaatagaTGTTTGGAATGTCTTTCAATTTCAATTCAAATTCAACCTAGCGTTTCTcgattctaatatttacattaacAGTTGTTGAATTTAGACCATTCCTCCCTCGACTTTTATTTAACTAGAGATAGTTCGTTCTCATTTCGAAATATTGATCAATTTTATGAATTTTACATtcttaagaaaaaaaattgtgacAAACTCTATATATGGAAATTCCAACGTTGTAAAAAATTTATTGGAATATTTATGTTTTGGTGTTAACAAATGATTTAATACAAAATTGAACTAAGAAAAACTGAAATGGCTAAACCCGAGTCATGCGAATCGAACAAAACTAACTATGTCCACAAGTTAAATTGATATACCTAAACTATACTAGTCAAGAAAAATTGACTCGGACCTAAACTGAATTATATAAAAGCAACTTTTTATCAAGATATCAGTTTAGAGATCACCACTCATTCCCAAGGAAATCAGATTACACCAGAGAGTTAAATTCATTATTGGATAAGTTTTTTTTTACCTTGTTGATACAACGAAATTCAACCCGCACTACATTTTGTACGGATGTCAGGGAATGATGACTTGGACAATAGACGCAACAAAAACTATCCATACTTACTTagaacaaatctttttgaagttTGTAACCGCTGCAGTTTgaagtctataaatagagaTGCAGATCAGCTGAGCAGAAGTTATGAACTTACAAAACAAAAGATTATATAGACAGATATCATATTCAAGGTTTCAAGCTTATAACAAAACAGGTCACACACTTAATCacactttaaaaaaattttgatcGTTAAATATCATTaagtgtagtgcccaaattcagtatacGTATAACacattcatttatttaattattaaagcatttacttaagtttaaattgagttttagccatgcatgatttatttaaatgcattgtttttaattatttatgtttatgtgatgcacgttaaaatgtttttcgacaTGATCTCTggtgaagtgatgtctgacatctatgtgcttggtcctcGAGTGAAGAATTGGATTGTAGGTGATAGAaatcgtgcttgtattatcacagaacatgggcgattctttagcgtcaactccataatctctcaattgttgctgaacccagagcagatgagcacaacagcttccagcagcaaggtattctgcttcagttgtggaagttgctatggatgtttgtttcttgctgaaccaatagatcagtctgtctcctagaaaatgacatgatcgacttgtacttttacgatcaagcttacatcctgcataatctgcatctgagtatcctattagattgaaagatgagtccCTAGAATAttataacccaacattttgagtgcctttaagatatttcaaaatacgtttgacagctgaaaaatgtgattgcttaggattttcttgaaatctggtacacatacagacatcaaAAACGATATCAGGGCGACTAGAaattaggtacaataatgacctattaaacctctgtagagtgccgcctcaactgatattcccccttgatcagtatctagtttaactgacgagctcatgggagtgcttgcagtTGAACacgtttccatgccaaatttcttcagaaactccttcgtgtattttgtctgactgataaaaatcCCAGTCTCcaattgcttcacttgtagcctaaggaaaaatgtcagttcactcatcttgctcatttcaaacttatccttcatcaacttagcaaatttttcTCGCACAGTTTGGGGTTaattgacccaaatataatgtcatcaaaataaatttgaacgagtagaatatgatcattctttgaaaatttaaacaaggtcttatcaactgatccaacaaaaaaatcatgatcagtgagagagtttcataccaagctcttgtagcttgtttaagaccatataaggctttgttcaaatggtagacatgatcgGGAAATAAATGATTGATGAAACCTgagggttgttcaacatagaccTCTTCTTGCAGCTGGCCATTCAGGAATGcgctctttacatccatctggtagactttgaaatttttgaatgagaaataggcaaggaatattctgacagcttccaatcttgcaactggtgtATATGTTTCAtaatagtcaattccttcttcttgcctgtaACCTTGTGCTACGAATCTTgccttgttgcgcacaactgaaccgtcTTCGTTCAGCTTGTTCCTatatacccattttgtacctataacaatttttgaaactggtcttggaa
This Primulina eburnea isolate SZY01 chromosome 2, ASM2296580v1, whole genome shotgun sequence DNA region includes the following protein-coding sequences:
- the LOC140823038 gene encoding L-ascorbate oxidase homolog produces the protein MESRMILVALLLSVSIGVMAEDPYLFFDWKVTYGTIAPLGVPQQGILINGQFPGPKINCTSNNNIVVNVFNYLDEPLLLSWSGVQQRKNSWQDGTPGTMCPILPGQNYTYHFQVKDQIGSYFYFPTTGLQRASGGIGMLQIHSRDLIPVPFDVPANEFSVILGDWYNKGHKTLKRLLDSGRSIGKPDGIVINGKSGKVGDLIAEPLAVMEPGKTYRYRVCNAGLKNSINFRLQGHPLKLVELEGSHTVQNVYDSIDLHVGQCLSVLVTANQAPKDYYFVASSRFARRPDVAVSVVRYANGNGPASPVLPPAPAENSAGIAWSMNQFRSFRWNLTASAARPNPQGSYHYGKIDITRTIKVTNTRSMVDGKLRFGINGVSHVNTETPLKLAEYFGLSDKVFKYDLVKDEPTATGPAVVAPSVVNAVFRNFVEIVFENHEKTIQTWHLDGYSFFAVAIEPGRWSPDKRKLYNLQDAVSRHTIHVYPNSWAAVMTTLDNAGMWNLRSEMWERTYLGQQMYFSVLSPAKSLRDEYNIPEAQQLCGIVKGLPKPTPYAGT